The following coding sequences are from one Triticum dicoccoides isolate Atlit2015 ecotype Zavitan chromosome 4A, WEW_v2.0, whole genome shotgun sequence window:
- the LOC119286270 gene encoding uncharacterized protein LOC119286270: MSMEAQNLRFVRCPKCLQLLVEYPSIPVYQCGGCGTILRAKNRGAQVTQPDSVSDEQNNFPHSLEGSPQTSKSICSDELKVVSADMQPSENLVEGNISSVGKHAISGENLNTERTMSVGESAASGEVDGEENCSLSVGNARDPEFMIEEADDKGATVNSSMKLIENVQSVEISEDADGEKGCIMDDANDASVASEAETVHSIAGEELGDDSGKNVIGEIESMSEQKNSAGNKNMNCHEAAETNKLYEDDGAKSINMVARREERLQPYGGLCFESYEDLIEELERSLSLSDDEEDFLDVADNNGLNDALHNQIGSRRFLSGGKMNDSPRSDPHGRLIEELERYFSDPEEPLEHHIAVADKVIQDKIHVKEHDKDPQFLVNESANAFSDADELSEHHIGVADTDTREKIHVKEHDKNTQFLVNESANACEADGKYVLSEQNFEKNELIAYDTKELEEGWTGDDNKIVCVHGNEHFVLTNTDSPDTIHENEIDRDAQYLDTGSAKPCEGSISSFGDGHLKSGQSFQQNELTTEGPKEKEDGCIEDDNKINCFHANEHAVVVDKDVAEIIHENEHDKDPQYLGTETACEDDISSFNDEHLKSGQIFDQHEVTSNDGTEEQKQGRTEDDNTTLCVQADNPVADAGFSSLSNERIHCNPTSFTKKKEEISCRYRDSLLRQGLSLDSEDFRSIQNFIESQMDGTSSSLSSGSPSQGDLSIKTSSKFKTVDQLERLKKMDGLRDQLNRLSSNKGLEKRYQKKDLEYQPQQLNTYDVEQQFRSVDTDSIPSSCTLDSYYGHGKPPRYPPPNPFSPPHSCAHCHFGHVQAHIPHNFDAWELNSYYQSSQAGSSIPDHDSLKSSFKEQKRVVRKHILRPLSGASPYTVCNSCFFLVQMPSDIYMSKRKIGKMQCGKCSKVIVLSVPAVNQANANASKELTQKLSKADNRKVARTESASYPVSVSEECGASFTRSLSTRAGPSLAATQSSKKVSDSALHLLMGYDSASQLLRHSRAFERRSRVFDDGYESFESMVPVSNRVARRKNM; encoded by the exons ATGTCCATGGAAGCTCAGAATCTTCGGTTCGTCAGGTGCCCCAAATGCCTCCAGCTTCTCGTGGAGTACCCGTCCATTCCGGTTTACCAGTGTGGTGGCTGCGGCACCATTCTTAGAG CGAAAAATCGAGGTGCGCAAGTAACTCAGCCTGATTCGGTATCCGATGAACAGAACAATTTTCCACACAGCTTGGAAGGGTCCCCTCAGACCAGCAAGTCTATTTGTTCCGATGAACTGAAAGTTGTCTCTGCTGATATGCAGCCTAGTGAAAATTTGGTTGAGGGAAATATTTCCTCTGTCGGCAAGCATGCCATTTCCGGTGAGAATCTTAACACAGAAAGGACTATGTCTGTTGGAGAGAGTGCAGCATCTGGCGAGGTTGACGGTGAGGAGAATTGTTCCCTAAGTGTTGGCAATGCCCGAGACCCCGAGTTTATGATCGAAGAGGCAGATGACAAAGGTGCCACAGTTAATTCTAGTATGAAACTAATAGAAAATGTACAGAGTGTTGAAATAAGTGAAGATGCAGATGGGGAAAAGGGTTGTATTATGGATGATGCAAACGATGCTAGTGTTGCCAGCGAAGCTGAAACTGTCCATAGCATCGCAGGTGAGGAACTGGGAGATGATTCCGGTAAAAATGTGATAGGAGAAATAGAGAGCATGTCTGAGCAAAAAAATTCTGCTGGCAATAAAAATATGAACTGCCATGAGGCAGCTGAGACAAACAAATTGTATGAGGATGATGGGGCTAAATCCATTAACATGGTGGCTCGGAGAGAGGAGAGGTTGCAACCGTATGGGGGTTTATGTTTTGAATCTTATGAAGATCTGATTGAGGAATTGGAGAGGTCTTTATCATTAAGTGATGATGAGGAAGACTTTTTGGATGTAGCAGACAATAATGGGCTTAATGATGCTCTGCATAATCAAATTGGTAGCCGAAGGTTTTTGTCAGGGGGCAAAATGAATGATAGCCCTCGAAGTGATCCTCATGGTCGATTGATTGAAGAACTGGAGAGGTATTTCAGTGATCCAGAAGAACCGTTAGAACATCATATTGCGGTTGCAGACAAAGTCATTCAAGATAAAATTCATGTGAAGGAACATGATAAGGATCCTCAATTCCTGGTTAATGAAAGTGCAAATGCTTTCAGTGATGCAGATGAACTGTCAGAACATCATATTGGGGTTGCAGACACAGACACTCGAGAGAAAATTCATGTGAAGGAGCATGATAAGAATACACAATTCCTGGTTAATGAAAGTGCAAATGCATGTGAAGCTGATGGCAAATATGTACTatctgaacaaaattttgaaaagaatGAGCTAATAGCTTATGACACTAAAGAATTGGAAGAGGGTTGGACTGGAGATGATAATAAGATCGTCTGTGTTCATGGGAATGAGCATTTCGTGCTTACAAACACAGACAGTCCAGACACAATTCATGAGAATGAGATTGATAGGGATGCGCAATACCTGGACACTGGAAGTGCAAAGCCATGTGAAGGAAGCATCTCTTCCTTTGGTGACGGACATCTCAAATCTGGACAAAGTTTCCAACAAAACGAGCTAACAACTGAAGGCCCTAAAGAGAAGGAAGATGGTTGTATTGAAGATGACAATAAGATCAACTGCTTTCATGCGAATGAGCATGCCGTGGTTGTAGATAAGGACGTTGCAGAAATAATTCATGAGAATGAGCATGATAAGGATCCACAGTACCTGGGGACTGAAACTGCATGTGAAGATGACATCTCTTCATTCAATGACGAACATCTCAAATCTGGACAAATTTTTGATCAACATGAGGTAACTTCCAATGATGGCACTGAAGAACAGAAGCAGGGCCGTACGGAAGATGACAACACCACTCTATGTGTTCAAGCTGACAATCCAGTAGCTGATGCTGGGTTTTCAAGCTTGTCAAATGAGAGGATTCATTGCAACCCAACTAGCTTCACTAAGAAGAAAGAAGAGATATCATGCAGGTACAGAGATAGTCTACTTCGTCAAGGACTTTCTCTTGATTCTGAAGACTTCAGGTCAATCCAGAACTTTATTGAATCACAAATGGATGGGACCTCCAGTTCTCTCTCAAGTGGGTCACCTAGTCAAGGGGATTTGTCGATAAAAACATCAAGTAAGTTCAAGACTGTTGATCAACTTGAGCGCCTCAAGAAGATGGATGGTCTAAGAGATCAGCTAAATAGGCTTTCTAGCAACAAGGGCTTGGAGAAAAGGTATCAGAAGAAAGACCTGGAATACCAGCCACAACAACTGAATACCTATGATGTTGAGCAACAGTTTCGAAGTGTTGATACTGATTCCATCCCAAGTTCTTGTACTCTAGACTCCTATTATGGTCATGGAAAGCCACCAAGGTACCCCCCGCCAAATCCTTTCTCACCACCCCATTCATGTGCACACTGCCATTTTGGACATGTGCAAGCGCACATCCCGCACAACTTTGATGCTTGGGAGTTGAATTCATATTACCAATCCTCACAAGCTGGTAGCTCAATCCCTGACCACGATTCGCTCAAGTCAAGCTTCAAGGAACAGAAGCGTGTGGTGAGAAAGCATATTTTGCGGCCTTTGTCAGGTGCTTCACCATATACCGTCTGCAACAGCTGTTTCTTTTTGGTTCAAATGCCATCAGATATCTACATGTCAAAAAGAAAGATTGGGAAAATGCAGTGTGGTAAGTGCTCCAAGGTTATTGTATTGTCTGTTCCTGCTGTAAATCAAGCCAATGCAAATGCCAGTAAGGAACTAACCCAAAAATTAAGCAAGGCTGACAACAGAAAAGTTGCTAGAACTGAGAGTGCTTCTTATCCCGTCAGTGTAAGTGAAGAATGTGGAGCATCTTTCACAAGAAGCTTGTCTACTCGAGCTGGACCATCCCTTGCTGCCACACAAAGTAGCAAGAAGGTTTCAGACTCGGCACTTCATCTACTCATGGGGTATGATTCAGCAAGCCAGTTGTTACGTCACAGCAGGGCGTTTGAGCGTCGCAGCAGGGTGTTCGATGATGGGTATGAAAGCTTTGAGTCAATGGTGCCGGTGTCCAACCGAGTGGCCAGAAGAAAGAACATGTGA